CCAACCCCGAGATCACCGTCGCCCAGGCGGCCGGCATCGGCGAGCTGTCCTTCTTCTCGCGGGTCCACTACGGGGGCGGCGCGGCCTGCGCGACCGTCCAGCAGGCGGCCCTGGCGGTCGCCACCGGCATCGCCGAAGTCGTCGTCTGCTACCGCGCGTTCAACGAGCGCTCCGGCCGCCGCTTCGGCTCCGGCGTACAGCAGCGGGAGCCCACCGCCGAGGGCGCGGCGCTCGGCTGGAACCTCCCGTTCGGCCTGCTCACCCCTGCCTCCTGGGTCGCCATGGCCGCCCAGCGCTACCTGCACACCTACGGGCTGACCCCGGACGCCTTCGGCCCGGTCGCGGTCACCGACCGCCGCCATGCCGCCCGCAACCCGGCCGCGTACTTCTACAACAAGCCCATCACCCTCGCCGACCACGCCGCCTCCCGCTGGATCGTGGAGCCGCTGCGGCTGCTGGACTGCTGCCAGGAGACGGACGGCGCCCAGGCGATCGTGGTGACCTCGCCCGAGCGGGCCCGCGGGCTGCCCCACCCGCCGGCGCTGATCACGGCCGCGGCGCAGGGTGCGGGCCGCGGCCAGGAGCAGATGACCAGCTTCTACCGCGACGACCTGACCGGCCTCCCCGAAATGGACGTGGTCGCCCGCCAGCTCTGGCGCACCGCCGCCCTCACCCCCGCCGATATCGACGTCGCGATCCTCTACGACCACTTCACGCCCTTCGTGCTGATGCAGCTGGAGGAGTTCGGCTTCTGCGCCCCCGGGGAGGCCGCGGACTTCGTCGCCGCGGACACCCTGCCCCTCAACACCCACGGCGGCCAGCTCGGCGAGGCCTATCTGCACGGCATGAACGGCATCGCCGAGGCCGTCCGCCAGCTCCGCGGCACCTCCGTCAACCAGGCCGGCAGCCCCGCACATGTCCTGGTCACGGCCGGGACCGGCGTCCCGACCTCGGGGCTGATCCTCGGCGCGGACGGCTGACCGCGGAGGAGCGCGCCCGCCCGCCGCGGCCGTACACGTACCCACGGGGTACGTGTCCCCACCGGTCACCGGCACTCTGTCCCCACCGGTCACCGGCACTCGCTCCCCAGCGGTCGCCGGCACTCGGTACCGTGATCAATGCCCTAGGGGTAAGCCCTGCCCTGTCCCCCCAGAGGAGGTCGGGCAAGCCCCACCCGTACAACTTGAGGCGGATGGTGCTTCGGCACCTTGGGGCGATCCGCCCGCCCCACCCTCGCTTCTAGCGTGGTCCACATGACCACGCCAGTGTGCACAAGCGCTTCGACCGCCGCTGTGTTCCCGACGTTCTCGTCCTATGTACGGGCCCGGGGGCCGGTCCTGCTGCGCACTGCGCGGTCGCTGTCCGCCAACCCGAACGACGCCGAGGACCTCCTCCAGACCGCGCTGGCCAAGACCTTCGTGGCCTGGGAACGCATCGAGGACCACCGCGCGCTGGACGGCTATGTCCGCCGCGCGCTGATCAACACCCGCACGTCCCAGTGGCGCAAGCGCAAGGTCGACGAGTTCGCCGTCGACGAGCTGCCGGAGCCGGACCCGCTGCCGGCGCCCGACCCGGCCGAACTCCAGGGCCTGCGCGACGCGATGTGGCGCGCGGTGATGCGCCTGCCCGCCCGTCAGCGGGCCATGGTCGTCCTCAGGTATTACGAGGACCTGAGCGAGGCCCAGACCGCCGAGGTCATGGAGGTCTCGATCGGCACGGTCAAGAGCGCCGTCTCCCGCGCCCTGGCCAAACTCCGGGAAGACCCGGAGCTGGCGATGATCTCGGCCTGATCCGTCGCTGTCGGCGAGCACGTCAGAGGAGCACGTCAGGGCGCACGTCAGGGGTGTCTCCGCCAATGCGCCCTATCGGCACTGCCGTGACCACTCATACGCTCTCCGTGGCCGTGGCCGTGGCCGTGGCCGTGGCCGTGCCCGTGGCGCCTGGCGAAAGGGGCAGGAATGGGGCAAATCCGCTGGCCGGCCCGGAATCGAAAGGCATCGGCTGCGCATCTCTCCCGACGGCCGGAGGACACGCCACGAAGTGAGCCTCGCCTGACGGCCTCAGGCCGTGCCCGGCGGGATCAGGCTCGGCCGGGTAGCTGGTCGTGGCGTTCTTACATCTCTCTAATAACCGCGCCACATGGTGGGGTTCATGGTGACCAAACGAATTGCCGTCGGTGTCGGAATGCTCACGACGATAACCTTGGCAGGCGTAGCCGCGACGGCCGCCGCGGGTCCCGCTCCGACGTCCGACAAGGCTTCTGCTTCCGCCTCAGCACTCGGCAACAGGGCAGCGAAGAACTACTTGTACGCATCCATTGGGGATTTCGATACAGAGGTGAAACCGCTGATCGATCGCCCCGATGTCAACGGCGTGCAGCTGGTGGTGCCGTGGAAGGCACTCGAGCAGAAGAAGAATCAGTACGATTTCTCGGAGATCGACCGGGTGCTGAACTATCTGCAGCCCCGCCACAAGAAGCTGTTCATCCAGATCCAGGACCGGTTCTTTGCACCGCCGACCAGGCTCCCGGACTATCTGTTGCGTGAGCCGGAATACAAGGGAGGCGCGGCTCCGACAACGAACGAAAGCGGCCTCGGCCCCGGTGAGCCCGGAGCGGTCGCAGCGCAGTGGAACCCACAGGTGAGGGGCCGTTTCCAGCATCTGCTGAAGGCGCTGGCGCAGCGATTCGACGGGCGCCTCGCCGGGGTGAACCTTCCGGAAACCGCTACCGGAGTGGACACCAAGAAGGACCGTACTGGATACAGTCACGAATCCTACTTCAAGGCAGAACTCGCCAACATGGCCTACGGCAAGAAGGTCTTCACCAAGACGCAGTTCATTCAGTATGTCAACTTCTGGCCGGGTGAATGGAACAACAGCCGCAACTATATGAAGCGCACCTTCGAGTTCGCCAAGTCGCACGGAATCGGCCTGGGCGGACCTGACGTCCTCCCGAACCGCCCGGCACAGATGGAAAACTCGTACCCCTTCTTCAAGAAATACCGCGGCAAGCTCCCCATCGTGGCCATGGCCGTACAGGAGCCCGACTTCGAATACAAGAACCCCACGACGAAGAAGCCGTACACCCGGGAGGAGTTCATCGATTTCGGCACGAACACCCTCGGTGCCGACGTCATGTTCTGGGCCACCAGCGCGCCCTGGCTCCACCAGCCGGCGGCACGATAGAGCCACTCATCCTGCGCGGGCGGGGAGGCGCCTGTCACGTGACGTGACGTGACGTGACGTGACGTGGTGTGGCGTGACGTTACGGATGGTCTGGCGCCCCCTCGGCGGCCGGGGGCCGTCCTCACATGCCCGCGTAGCGCGCCGGCGTCGTGCCCACGTGCCGCGTGAAGTGCCGGTTCAGGTGAGCTTGGTCATGGAATCCCACCGTTGCCGCGACCTCCGCCGGCCGCCTGCCGTCGAGCAGAAGCCCACGGGCCCACTCGATGCGCTTGCCGGTGAGATAGGCGTGCGGCGGCAGGCCGTAGGTCTGCTTGAAGCAGCGGATCAAGTGCGTGGGGTGGGCGTGCAGGACGGCGGCCGCCTCGTGCAGGGACAGACCGGTCGCCAGGCGGGAGTCCAGGAGGTCCCGCAAGACGGCAGCCAGCCGGTGCGCCTCACGGCCTGGCGTACGCGTCGGCCGCAGCGCATCCAGGTGGAAATGCAGCCGCTCCCGGATGAACGCCAACCGGGATTCGGCTTCGAAGACGTCGCCCGCCTGAGCGCTGGCCGCCTGAGCCCTGTCCGCCTGAGCGCTGTCCGCCTGAGCGCTGTCCGCAGGAGAGTCGCCCGCATGCGCGTCGCCCGCGTGGCCGAGGGACATATGCAGCTGGTGGATGCGATGGCGCAGCAGCACATCGCCGAAGACCGGGGCGTCCACCGCCCGGCCGGTCAGGCCCTCGGGGAGGACGGTCGCGTCGAGGTAGAGCACGCGCTTACGGAATCCTGCCGCGGTGACGGTCCTGCCGTCATGGGCGACACCGGGAGGCAGCAGGACGACCGTGCCGGTCCCGGTCACGCCATGCCGGTGGCGGTCACACGCGAAGTCGACCGCCCCGTCATTGAGGATCATCAGGGCCCAGGTGTCATGGGTGTGGGACGGGTACGCGTGCTCGGTGAAGTGCGCGTGGAAGACCTCGGCGATTCCCGCAACGGGCGGTCGCCAAGCGCTGACCCTCGTACGGGGCGGGCCGTCTGCCATGCCAGGAACGTACAAGACCGCCGACGGCCGGGCACGGCAGTCTCATGGCATGACTGACTCTCCCGTACCCGTCAATATCGCCGACAAGCTCTCACAGTTCACTGACCTGTGGTCGCAGAAGA
This Streptomyces decoyicus DNA region includes the following protein-coding sequences:
- a CDS encoding lipid-transfer protein, giving the protein MSVHRPDSLGGRAAIAGIGATEFSKNSGRSELTLAVEAVRAALDDAGLAPADVDGLVTFTMDTNPEITVAQAAGIGELSFFSRVHYGGGAACATVQQAALAVATGIAEVVVCYRAFNERSGRRFGSGVQQREPTAEGAALGWNLPFGLLTPASWVAMAAQRYLHTYGLTPDAFGPVAVTDRRHAARNPAAYFYNKPITLADHAASRWIVEPLRLLDCCQETDGAQAIVVTSPERARGLPHPPALITAAAQGAGRGQEQMTSFYRDDLTGLPEMDVVARQLWRTAALTPADIDVAILYDHFTPFVLMQLEEFGFCAPGEAADFVAADTLPLNTHGGQLGEAYLHGMNGIAEAVRQLRGTSVNQAGSPAHVLVTAGTGVPTSGLILGADG
- a CDS encoding SigE family RNA polymerase sigma factor; protein product: MTTPVCTSASTAAVFPTFSSYVRARGPVLLRTARSLSANPNDAEDLLQTALAKTFVAWERIEDHRALDGYVRRALINTRTSQWRKRKVDEFAVDELPEPDPLPAPDPAELQGLRDAMWRAVMRLPARQRAMVVLRYYEDLSEAQTAEVMEVSIGTVKSAVSRALAKLREDPELAMISA
- a CDS encoding helix-turn-helix domain-containing protein, translating into MADGPPRTRVSAWRPPVAGIAEVFHAHFTEHAYPSHTHDTWALMILNDGAVDFACDRHRHGVTGTGTVVLLPPGVAHDGRTVTAAGFRKRVLYLDATVLPEGLTGRAVDAPVFGDVLLRHRIHQLHMSLGHAGDAHAGDSPADSAQADSAQADRAQAASAQAGDVFEAESRLAFIRERLHFHLDALRPTRTPGREAHRLAAVLRDLLDSRLATGLSLHEAAAVLHAHPTHLIRCFKQTYGLPPHAYLTGKRIEWARGLLLDGRRPAEVAATVGFHDQAHLNRHFTRHVGTTPARYAGM